A single region of the Helicobacter colisuis genome encodes:
- the recO gene encoding recombination protein RecO, with the protein MQGFILHTQRVREEDLIVRILSHAHLHTLYRFYGARHSIIHLGNKIDFVIEQDLREIGKLREPIHLAFQWECESSKRYYWQQYLNLLNQHLRDVNHLDSFYFEHLQKGAKYLQKEEPKRCILNLYARLLEFEGRKNPLLSCLVCERELGEEIVLGRGVVCGHKGCLQGEVFNKEHIKQWLDFKGEFLEDEEVEKLWNLLKLGL; encoded by the coding sequence TTGCAAGGATTTATACTCCACACCCAAAGGGTGAGAGAGGAAGATTTGATTGTAAGAATCCTCTCTCACGCTCACCTTCACACGCTTTATCGATTCTATGGCGCAAGACATAGTATTATTCATTTGGGAAATAAAATTGATTTTGTTATTGAGCAAGATTTAAGAGAAATAGGAAAGCTAAGAGAGCCTATACATTTGGCATTTCAATGGGAATGCGAATCAAGCAAACGCTACTATTGGCAACAATATCTTAACTTGCTTAATCAGCATTTGCGCGATGTTAATCATTTGGATTCTTTTTATTTTGAACATTTGCAAAAGGGCGCAAAATACTTGCAAAAAGAAGAGCCTAAACGCTGTATTTTGAATCTTTATGCAAGATTGCTAGAGTTTGAGGGGAGAAAAAATCCTCTTTTGAGTTGCCTTGTTTGCGAAAGAGAATTGGGAGAAGAAATAGTTTTGGGCAGGGGAGTTGTTTGTGGTCATAAGGGCTGTTTGCAAGGAGAAGTTTTTAACAAAGAGCATATTAAGCAATGGCTAGACTTTAAAGGTGAGTTTTTGGAGGATGAGGAAGTGGAAAAGCTTTGGAATCTTTTAAAGCTAGGATTGTAG